The following proteins come from a genomic window of Flavobacterium crocinum:
- a CDS encoding class I SAM-dependent methyltransferase, with product MKNEELQAIASQLKHPSGEKGIEMGNMMNETNINMTKHSILNLNISNENRILELGHGNAGHVEFLFEQAEKLKYYGLEMSELMFQEARQINRNFVSQKQAFFSLYDGNTIPFEDELFDKIFTVNTIYFWQKPEELLSEIYRVLKPNGNFCLTFAEEDFMKKLPFTQFEFELYSTEKAQDLIKKSDFKIVYTETQTEQVKSKTGELVERAFTTIVLEK from the coding sequence ATGAAAAATGAAGAACTACAAGCCATAGCCTCTCAATTAAAACATCCATCGGGAGAAAAAGGAATCGAAATGGGAAATATGATGAACGAAACGAACATCAATATGACCAAACATTCGATTCTGAATCTAAATATTTCAAACGAAAATAGAATTCTGGAATTGGGTCACGGAAACGCAGGTCACGTTGAATTTTTGTTTGAACAAGCCGAAAAACTTAAATATTATGGACTTGAAATGTCGGAACTGATGTTTCAGGAAGCGCGCCAGATCAACCGAAATTTTGTTTCTCAAAAACAGGCTTTCTTTTCACTTTACGATGGAAATACAATTCCGTTTGAAGATGAATTATTTGATAAAATATTTACCGTAAACACGATTTATTTTTGGCAGAAGCCGGAAGAATTGCTTTCAGAAATCTACAGAGTTTTAAAACCAAACGGTAATTTCTGTTTGACATTTGCCGAAGAAGATTTTATGAAGAAACTGCCTTTTACGCAATTCGAATTTGAATTGTATAGTACTGAAAAAGCACAGGATTTAATCAAAAAATCGGATTTTAAAATCGTTTATACCGAAACACAAACAGAACAAGTAAAAAGCAAAACCGGTGAATTGGTTGAGAGAGCTTTTACTACTATTGTGCTAGAGAAATAA